From the genome of Vibrio navarrensis, one region includes:
- the uspB gene encoding universal stress protein UspB: protein MINADIILFTLMVVTGVNLARYLTALRSLIYIMREAHPLLYQQVDGNGFFTTHGNVTKQVRLYHYLKSREYHHHHDPVFTGKCDRVRELFVLSVSLMGVTLLAAFLL from the coding sequence ATGATCAATGCAGATATTATCCTATTCACGCTTATGGTAGTGACTGGCGTTAATCTGGCCCGCTATCTCACCGCACTGCGTTCTCTTATCTACATTATGCGAGAAGCACACCCGCTCTTGTATCAACAAGTGGATGGCAACGGCTTTTTTACCACGCATGGGAATGTCACCAAGCAGGTGCGCCTCTATCACTACTTAAAAAGCCGCGAGTATCACCATCATCATGACCCTGTGTTTACTGGCAAATGCGACCGCGTACGCGAGCTGTTTGTTCTTTCTGTCAGCTTGATGGGGGTGACACTGCTGGCGGCGTTTCTTCTGTAA